Below is a genomic region from Bifidobacterium crudilactis.
CTCGTAGACCATATCGCCATAGAATGGATTCTGCGTCGTCGGAAAGATTAGGCCAGTCAGCTTGCTACGTTTCCCCCATAAGGTTCGCGCACTTTGATTTGGATGATAACCAGTTTCCCTCACTGCCTGGAAAACTTTTAATCGCGTCTTCTCGCTTAGGGAACCGCGATTGTTCAATACCCGTGAAACCGTTGTCGCAGAGACACCAGCCTCGGTGGCAACATCGAATAGGGTCGGACGCATTGATGTCCCTTTTGCACGAGCCATTGACGCCACCCCACAGAGTTCTAAAGATTTACCTCACCAATTGTAAGTGAGTGGTACCGCCATACCTGCACAGGCACATCAAGCAACACCCGCACAGCAAGATTTGCATAGTCAGGAAGATGTATATAGAATAATTGTCAAACGTTTGACAATTTGGACGGTCTGTGCAGACTCTCCTTAACCCTGACGTTGAAGCAGTTACCGAATCGCAACGACGCAATCATTCGGAACAGTACTGAAAGGTTGAATCATGGAAATCCTCCTCGCTATCATGCCCTCGATCCTCTGGGGCCTGTATGCCTTGGTCATACCAAAATTCGGTGGAAACACCGGTCAGCAGACGCTCGGGGTCACACTCGGTGCATTATTGTTTGCCCTGCTGAGCTTTCCGTTCACCCCACACAATTACAACGCCTTGAACGTATCGATCAGCCTTCTTTCCGGCTTCATATGGTCGATAGGCTGCCTCTATCAGGTGAAGTCATTCAAAGCCCTGGGTGTCTCCCGCACCATACCCATCACCACCGGCATGCAGCTCATTGGAACCGGCCTGGTGGGGGTGGTATTCCTTCACGAACTCAAAGACGCGGGCGCGCTTGCCCTTGCGGCCGTGGCACTACTGACATTCATTGTGGGCATCGCACTCACAGCCTATTCAGAGAAAAAGGATAAGTCAGAAGATACGCGCAAAGGCCTGATGCTGGTCACGATCTCGTCCATCGCCATCATCGCGTATGTCGTGCTCATCCAGGTATTCCACATCAACTCATTCGATGTGGTGCTGCCTCAATCGGTCGGCATGGTCATCGGCGCATTCTGCATCACCATGAAGTCCGAACATCGTCTGAGTGTCAAAACCGCGCAACTGATGATCCCCGGCATACTCTGGGCAACCGGAAATCTCATTATGTTCTATTCCAATGCCTCGCTTGGCGTTGCCATAAGCTTCCCGCTTTCGCAACTGGGACTTGTTATTTCCACCATCGGCGGCATCCTCTTCTTGAAGGAAGCCAAGACCAGCAAGGAACGCAACGCCGTCATCGTAGGCCTAATCTTCGTATGCATCGGGGTTGTGCTGATCGGCATCACCAAATCCATGTAACGCGCAGGCGTCACGCCGCTACCCACTTCCCTCATATCACCCACAGATCTCTCACACCCAGCTCTCGGTCACAACAATGAGGTCCGACCAATCACTCAAGGAGAATCATGACCAGCACCCCAGCCGAAACGACACGAAACGACACGTCAGAAGCCGATGAATGGATCAGCACACACAAAGAAAGCATCAACGAACGCTATCGTCTTGGATACCATCTGATGCCACCGGTCGGCTGGATGAACGACCCTAACGGTCTGGTCTACTTCAAAGGCCTATACCACGCCTTCTATCAGCATCACCCGTACACCAGCGAATGGGGACCGATGCATTGGGGTCACGCCACCAGCACCGATATGGTTCACTGGGTGGACCGGCCAGTAGCATTGGCACCAGGCGACGGCAGCGACCGCGACGGATGCTACTCGGGAAGTGCTGTAGTCGAAGGCGACACACTCAATCTCATCTACACAGGTCAGATATTCAACACCGGAGACATCGAACCCTTCAACTCGGATTTCAGTGAATCACAGAACCTCGCTATCAGCCGGGACGGTACACACTTCGAAAAGTACGCAGGGAACCCCGTGATTCCCGGCCCTCCGAGCGACAACACCCAAAACTTCCGCGACCCGAAAGTCTGGAAGCACAACGACACATGGTACGTCGTGATCGGAAGCACAAGCGCCGAGGATGATGCCCGCGCGTTGCTTTACAGCTCACCCGATCTTCACACCTGGCAACTCGAAGGGAACCTGGCACAATCCGATCACAAGATCGGCAACATGTGGGAATGCCCGGATTTCTTTGAACTCGACGGCATGCACATATTGATGATGTCGCCTGTAGGTCTTGAAGCGGATGGGCATAGATACCGCAACGTGTTCCAGTCGGGATATATCGCCGGAGACTTTGATTACCAGACCCTACAGCTGACTCACGGGGACTTCGAAGAACTGGATCGGGGTCACGATTTCTATGCGCCCCAAACTTTCGAAGCTCCAGATGGTCGTCGTATATGCTTCGGCTGGATGAATATGTGGCTCACCCCCATGCCCGAGCAAAAGGACGGCTGGGCAGGCGCTTTCACACTTCCTCGTGAACTTAAATATGTGGACGGCAAAGTCACCATGACTCCGGTCAAAGAACTCGAAAGCCTCCGAGGCAGCGTTCTCACTGATTGCGAGCGCTCCGTCACAAACGGCGACGTGATAGTGTCCCCTGACGAGAACCGCTTCGAACTGCTTTTCTCAGTAGACAATCTTCAAGTACATGCAGATAATCTTGGACTTGCCTTCGACTTGGGCAACGGTATCAAAGCCAGCTTCGTCTACGATTCCGGGCAAGAGCTTCTGACTTTCGACAGAGGCGGCAAGGATGGTGAGCGTAGCTGGGAATGCGGCACGTTG
It encodes:
- a CDS encoding GRP family sugar transporter is translated as MEILLAIMPSILWGLYALVIPKFGGNTGQQTLGVTLGALLFALLSFPFTPHNYNALNVSISLLSGFIWSIGCLYQVKSFKALGVSRTIPITTGMQLIGTGLVGVVFLHELKDAGALALAAVALLTFIVGIALTAYSEKKDKSEDTRKGLMLVTISSIAIIAYVVLIQVFHINSFDVVLPQSVGMVIGAFCITMKSEHRLSVKTAQLMIPGILWATGNLIMFYSNASLGVAISFPLSQLGLVISTIGGILFLKEAKTSKERNAVIVGLIFVCIGVVLIGITKSM
- a CDS encoding glycoside hydrolase family 32 protein, with protein sequence MTSTPAETTRNDTSEADEWISTHKESINERYRLGYHLMPPVGWMNDPNGLVYFKGLYHAFYQHHPYTSEWGPMHWGHATSTDMVHWVDRPVALAPGDGSDRDGCYSGSAVVEGDTLNLIYTGQIFNTGDIEPFNSDFSESQNLAISRDGTHFEKYAGNPVIPGPPSDNTQNFRDPKVWKHNDTWYVVIGSTSAEDDARALLYSSPDLHTWQLEGNLAQSDHKIGNMWECPDFFELDGMHILMMSPVGLEADGHRYRNVFQSGYIAGDFDYQTLQLTHGDFEELDRGHDFYAPQTFEAPDGRRICFGWMNMWLTPMPEQKDGWAGAFTLPRELKYVDGKVTMTPVKELESLRGSVLTDCERSVTNGDVIVSPDENRFELLFSVDNLQVHADNLGLAFDLGNGIKASFVYDSGQELLTFDRGGKDGERSWECGTLEHLDLHIYVDNSSIEIFVNNGLATFTSRIYPTAPARVTLLSSTDSVKAGIQSYALN